Proteins from a single region of Actinomycetota bacterium:
- a CDS encoding cyanophycinase gives MASDINRAGAGVLVAIGGAEDKLGHRTILNRFVQLAGGGRARIAVIAAASSLGDEILGLYRRVFTELGAAEVIGLRPATREEAEAPGPAEAVAGATGVFMTGGNQLRLSMVVSGTRLGAALVDAHRRGAVVGGTSAGASALSSHMVAFGGPGEVPKQRLAHMAAGLGLLPGAVIDQHFTQRNRLGRLLLLVAESPSQLGIGIDEDTAAIISPDGVLEVLGKGTVTVVDGSRAQSDAFEVRARRPVLVSGVVLHALPPGYRFDLGARVLLPRLQAVATPRRQARQEAAEEWPAGQRARRRRGRGGEEQEASQ, from the coding sequence ATGGCCTCCGACATCAACCGGGCCGGAGCCGGCGTCCTCGTGGCCATCGGTGGTGCGGAGGACAAGCTCGGCCACCGGACCATCCTCAACCGCTTCGTGCAGCTCGCCGGCGGCGGGCGGGCGCGGATCGCGGTGATCGCGGCCGCCTCCTCGCTCGGCGACGAGATCCTCGGGCTGTACCGGCGGGTGTTCACCGAGCTGGGCGCGGCCGAGGTCATCGGGCTGCGGCCCGCGACCCGCGAGGAGGCGGAGGCACCGGGACCGGCCGAGGCCGTCGCCGGGGCCACCGGGGTGTTCATGACCGGCGGCAACCAGCTCCGGCTGTCGATGGTGGTGAGCGGGACCCGGCTCGGGGCGGCCCTGGTGGACGCGCACCGGCGGGGGGCGGTGGTCGGCGGCACCTCGGCCGGGGCGAGCGCCCTGAGCTCCCACATGGTCGCCTTCGGCGGCCCCGGGGAGGTTCCCAAGCAGCGCCTGGCCCACATGGCGGCGGGTCTCGGGCTGCTGCCCGGCGCCGTCATCGACCAGCACTTCACCCAGCGCAACCGGCTGGGACGGCTGCTGCTGCTGGTGGCCGAGTCCCCCAGCCAGCTCGGCATCGGCATCGACGAGGACACGGCGGCCATCATCAGCCCCGACGGTGTGCTCGAGGTGCTGGGGAAAGGGACGGTCACGGTGGTCGACGGGTCCAGGGCCCAGTCGGACGCGTTCGAGGTCAGGGCGCGGCGGCCGGTGCTGGTGTCGGGCGTCGTCCTGCACGCCCTCCCGCCGGGCTACCGCTTCGACCTCGGCGCCCGGGTCCTGCTGCCCCGGCTGCAGGCGGTCGCGACCCCGAGGCGGCAGGCACGCCAGGAGGCGGCCGAGGAGTGGCCGGCCGGGCAGCGGGCGCGCCGCCGCCGCGGCCGTGGCGGCGAGGAGCAGGAGGCATCGCAATGA
- a CDS encoding response regulator transcription factor, giving the protein MRVLVVEDEADLADAIARGLRREGYAVDVAYDGDEAVDKASVNDYDVVCLDLNLPKVDGIEVVRRIRADDVGQPTRVLMLTARDSTRDRITGLDEGADDYLVKPFDFDELTARVRALLRRDAGRSGAVLRVGDIELDSSRHDARRDGRQLPLTPKEFALLRYFMSRPGQVLSQEELLEHVWDENADPFTNTVRVTVMTLRRKLADAGDDQPIETVVGRGYRLREQP; this is encoded by the coding sequence ATGCGGGTGCTGGTCGTCGAGGATGAGGCCGACCTGGCCGACGCGATCGCGCGCGGCCTGCGTCGGGAGGGCTACGCCGTGGACGTCGCCTACGACGGTGACGAGGCCGTCGACAAGGCGAGCGTCAACGACTACGACGTGGTCTGCCTCGACCTGAACCTGCCCAAGGTGGACGGCATCGAGGTGGTGCGGCGCATCCGGGCCGACGATGTCGGCCAGCCGACCCGGGTGCTGATGCTGACCGCCCGCGACTCGACCCGCGACCGGATCACCGGGCTGGACGAGGGCGCCGACGACTACCTGGTCAAGCCGTTCGACTTCGACGAGCTGACGGCGCGGGTGCGGGCCCTGCTGCGCCGCGACGCCGGCCGCTCCGGGGCGGTGCTGCGGGTCGGGGACATCGAGCTGGACAGCTCCCGCCACGACGCCCGCCGCGACGGCCGCCAGCTGCCCCTGACGCCCAAGGAGTTCGCGCTCCTGCGCTACTTCATGTCCCGGCCCGGGCAGGTCCTCAGCCAGGAGGAGCTGCTGGAGCACGTCTGGGACGAGAACGCCGACCCCTTCACCAACACCGTGCGGGTCACCGTGATGACGCTGCGCCGCAAGCTGGCCGACGCCGGCGACGACCAGCCGATCGAGACGGTCGTCGGTCGCGGCTACCGCCTGCGCGAGCAGCCATGA